CATCCCAGGGTCTTCTGGACCCTTACTCCCCTCACCAGTAACCCAGCACTAAAGGCCCCCAGGGCTCCACAGTCAGCCTCCTGGTGACCTGGTCCCAAGCAGCAGATAGTGGCCTCTACACAAGGCAGCCACTTGAATCAACACAGTCCCTCTGACTCCAATCTGCTGTTCTTTTCCCACCCCCTTACTCCTCACCTTGACTCCTTTCCTGGGCACCAGCATATAGCCCTGTTCCAGCTTGTCCCTTGCTTCTAAGTAAAGCTTGTGTCCTCCAGGAGCAAAGAAAGTTCCTTTCAAACAATGTTCAGTCAAGGGCTCTGAAAGCTTCTGAAGCTCAGCCTGACAGTATTTGACAGAGGCCTCTTCATTCTGCACCAagaattcttccttctttttctggatGGTGCCCTGCCAGGAAAATGTGGGGAAATCCGATACAAAGAAGCTGTCAGAAAGGAAAGTCCAACTGCAGTCCTTTGGAAGAAGCAGTCTGACAGCATCAGGGTGCAGGAGACACAGAGTAATAGACATGGAGTCAGGAGACTAGTTCTATCCCCAGTTCTGACCAGCTCTCTGTGTGGCTTGTGGGAAGTCTCTGAACCCCTGTGGGCTCAGACTCCACACCTGTGAAATGATGGGGTTGGCATGTGTGATGTCCATGGTTCCCTTAACAGTAGTAGGACTAACAGCCATTCACCCACAACAGAAACGAAATTTTCATTATGAATGGAAGtagagtttcttctgcaaacttgGGAGCTATGGATAAAAACATGTACTTAGCAAGTCACTTGCCTATTAATGAATTAACTACACACTAACCAGAGTTCTGAACTCTTCATGGATTCTTTTTTCACTGAGGATTTGAGTGTGTGAAAATATAGGAATAGGTTTTTTTACATATACTGAAAAATTACAATTGAGCTGGCTTTGCTCTATGTGAAGtaagattttttaatttgaaggttGGTCAAAGGTCAAACTTTCAGTAAATGTGCCTATGGAAAGGAGAATTGTGATCTCCAAGAGTTGTTCCCACTGCTGTCCACACTCTGCAGAGTCCCCGGACTTGTGACTATGATGAATATTGATCCCGTGTTTAAATTATGTTACATGGCACAGGTGACTCTATGAAATGGAGATTACCCGAGTGGACGTTACCTAATCACAGACCCTTTCAAAGGTGTTTTCTCCTGTTGGTAGCAGAAAAGGAAGTCAGAGAGATCAGAAAAAAGAGATGGATACAATGCACCATGGCTGGGTCAAAGACAGAGGGCTGTTCCCTGCAGCCTCCATGTGAGGACCAAGCCCATGTGAACCTCGTCTCCAGCCACAGTGCACTGAGAAGACTACCCAcgtgccctgggctgggagctgaTCTGAAGGAACGGAAGCCACTAAATGTGTGTTGGCTTACGCTGCTAAGCAGAGGGTAATTCATGTTTCACAGTCAAAAATAAAAAGCCCAACTTTTAGAAAAAGATGGACTGTAGCCCACATAGGCTTGTCAGTCATAAGAATCTAAACTCACTTTATGATGAGTAGCACACGAACCATGGGGACAAAGAGGGAGTCTGGGATCATTCCAGAAGAACAGACTCAGGAAGGAGACCTTCTAAGGTACGTTACCACAAGCTTCTTCTGGAACTCCCGCTTGTCATCCTTGAAGGAGTGCTCCATGAAGACTGCGATGGCTTCCCTCTCGCAGGCCGCGTGCACATCCAGCAGCCCCTGCAGCGTGTCCGTGGGGAGGGTCACGCGCTGGGCCATCTGCTCGCTGTAGTGGGCGGCTGCCTTCTCCACGGCCACTGAGTTCTCACGCTCTGCCAGAGTCATCACTGCGTTCTCCAAACAAGGAACTGCCCCACTGTTGATGGTGTCCACATAGGCCACTACCAGTGTCCCCAGCCCTGAGGGACACAAGATATTTCGGGCAGCAGAGACAGTTCttacctgtttgtttgtttgggtttttttagctTTAGAGATCAGCATTCTAAAAATCACTAGGCTTTgacagaatttatttttcctcctctttcttctcatcTTCATCTTGTCTTCAGCTTGGTCTCCTCCTCTTTTGTCTTCCATGAACCCTCTTCTTTATAACATCACTGTGTATCCCGCTCAATCCATCTTATGATTCTCAAATGCATCACATTAAAATATTAGGTGAATAATCTTGAACAACTTGTTCAAGTGTCTCCAACAACACTTTTCCcagtgtaataaaataaaaaggactaattacacacatacataaggTACATAGTTTGTGGGCAGTACTTGTAATGGAAGTGTGGTCCCCATGTAAAAGTGTCATCAGGAATTTCAGGACAGTGGCAGAAATACTAAACCATGTGGGCCCACCTCAGAACAGGTCCCCGTGTGACTGCCCAGGGAAACGCGCATGAAGCAAGCACCAGACCTGTCACTGACTTTACGTTTGTCTCTCACTCAGTGAGTCTACACGGTTCATGACCTGgtatttgttttctcattcatGCAAATTCACAGAATGGCTTGCATATCTTCACTACAAACACTTATCCCATCAGACGCCTCATCAAATTGCGTTTTTCCTTTCTTAACAGGAGTCTGTCTTTATAATATTAGTGTAATAGTATTATGAGATTTGATAGGCTTCAACAACCCTTACATAGGAAAATTTTAACGAAGAATCTTGCATTTCAGTGTGTGGCATGAACATCTGCTTTCCCACATTACATACAGAAGGAAACACAATTGCTGACAAACCCAGAGTGCGCTCACAGCTCCATCACACACCCTCACCCACAAAGGGACAGGCCGCAACGAGAGACTCACCTCCCCCAGTGACCGTGATCCCCTCTCCTAGGGTCTTGGCTTTTGCGTGGGTGAAGACATAGGAACAGAAATCCTGGCACTGCATCTGAAAACTCTCATCCAGTTGGTCATCTGGCACGTCCTCAATACAGACTAGTAGTTTTCTGTCTCTGACAGGCCGGTCAAAGACAAAGCACTTCCGTTTTGGAAAGAAACTCCTGATCATCTCTCTGGGCATGTTGGAATGTTGGACTTGGGGATCCTTGCCTGCAGAAGTGGAGGAAGAATAAACACTGAAGGAAAAGCCTTCAGGTCAGGGGGTGAGGACTTTCTTTTCCAGGGAGCTTTGCATCCCTGTGGCTCCCCTGCCTGTAAATCTCCTTTTATTGAGTCACACAAATCGACCTTATGCTAATCTACCCTGGGCATGGAAACCTCCCTccttgtttctaattttgttttggttttggcaCAGAGCTAAGAGTGTAGGAAGTATTTCTGAACAAGAAGGGGAGGCATCTGttccaaatgaagaaaattatgattattttcCTCAGCTCTTGCATGATGCCTAGCGGATCAACTCTTTATTAGATGTTACTTCAATGGTACATTAATCCACAAACttgtcagaaatatttttctgacaCGAGAGTCCGCACGACAGAGAGGAAATGTGGGCGGTAAAGTAACATCATGGTCAGAATACTTATGACCTTGCTGGGAAGATCACATGTGGAGAGCAAACAATACTCACGACAGTAAATGAACAGCCTTGTAAGATCAGAGTCAAAAAATacacattctataaatatatttggaaatggcTTTAGCCTACACCATCTCATGTTGAGACTAGCTTACGTGAAGCTTGGACCTCAGCAGTGCTCTGCATCCTTTTATATTGGAGGTGACAGTATCATACAGAGCATCTCTGGGCAAACGACAGCagttcaacaattatttattgaaaggatgaataaatgattaaataaaccaaatgcattttgtttttaGGTACATCATTATCCTCTCTACTAAATATAAGTTGagtaattaatttattatatcaCGTGTCAGGCAAGGCTCTCAAATGAATCATGATGTtatgagaaagaggaaatgaggCATCGGATAGtctttctgaaagaaaatggCTGTGCTTTATTTCTGAAATCTTCAGTGTGCAAACAGCCTGTGTATTAGGTTTGTGGCTATCTGGGCAAACAATGTACGGGGTGAAGTGTATTTCAAAGATTAGTTCTTGAGTTTCCCTTGTGATTCTGTGTTTACCAATTTCCATAATTTTGAGCTATTTTGCTCAGGAAAGGAGATGCACTTCATATGTAACATAAGTGTGTGAGCCTTGCTTTTTCATGGCATGAAATTTCCTGAAATCATTTGGTCTAGAAATCACTGGATTCTAAATTTCCTCTGTGAACTTAAACTCTGACCACTGGGGTTTTTCCACAAGAGTAATGACTGGCACCACGACACCTGTCATTCACCCAGGACAAGTCCAATCTCAAATAAATACTGACATCACATGCTGGGTGGCAGGGCTCTGCGAACCCCACGACCTCCTGGCCCTCCCAGTAGCCTGGCCATGCTCTGATACCTGGAATCAACCTCAAGGCATTCTCCAGGTACTCATCTTCAGTGATGGGGCATCCATCTAACTCCAGCTCCAGTGTGAAATCCCGTACAGTCCAAATGAAGTCTGGAAAGAATCTCACAAAATCGGCTGAGTCCTCTCCATCATCAGAGCTGCACAGGGATTTTGTCCTGATCAGATTTGTGAGTTCGGTCACGTAGCTGGGATCCTAGCTAAGGAATGAGAGTTGCCCCACAACACAATTTCCAGGTCACCCACCAAAGCAAGTTTTATCAGCATTCCTCTCTGCCCCATTTCCCCTTCTCCTCAGCCATGAGAATGGATTCATGGGAAAGCAGAAGCAGCCTCAGATACCATTCCCACCGACTCAGTGGACTGGACCCGGGGCTTCCGGTCCGGGAAGGATACTGCAGCtgctccagggcctggtggttgatggtgctcatGCTGTTGTAGACAAAGCAGCTGCTCAGAAGCACGGCCAGGGCGAAAGTCCACAAGTCACTCTTAGAGTCACCCTAGAAAGCAATGGGGAGTCCACACCTCATTCTCTCATTGACTTGCTCATTTTCTATGTCAGCTGTCCCATAACTCAACAGGACGGCAAATGACATAAACTTCAAAATAATGCTAAATCCAAACCTTTCCTGTGATGACGTGTtcccctctcagggcctcagtcgCATTAGCTTTTGGCAGAACAGAATGACATTGTGAATTTGTGTCACGTGTTTAATACACTGCCTGACACATAGAATCTAGGCAATAAGGGGGCAATGATGCTTTTGCAAACTTCTCTTGATTATAGGCTGTATTAGGGACACAAATGCCACTTAACTAAATTCATCAGCTGTTCATTGTCTGTCTAGAAAACACCAGATACTGCATTTGCTTGTGTGGCT
The Camelus dromedarius isolate mCamDro1 chromosome 14, mCamDro1.pat, whole genome shotgun sequence genome window above contains:
- the LOC105084533 gene encoding guanylate-binding protein 7, with the translated sequence MASGPSMMNPICLVKRQNSQMTVNPNALKILEQISQPVVVVAIVGPYRTGKSYLMNRLVGQNHGFSLGSTVRSETKGIWMWCVPHPSKESHALVLLDTEGLGDVEKGDSKSDLWTFALAVLLSSCFVYNSMSTINHQALEQLHYVTELTNLIRTKSLCSSDDGEDSADFVRFFPDFIWTVRDFTLELELDGCPITEDEYLENALRLIPGKDPQVQHSNMPREMIRSFFPKRKCFVFDRPVRDRKLLVCIEDVPDDQLDESFQMQCQDFCSYVFTHAKAKTLGEGITVTGGGLGTLVVAYVDTINSGAVPCLENAVMTLAERENSVAVEKAAAHYSEQMAQRVTLPTDTLQGLLDVHAACEREAIAVFMEHSFKDDKREFQKKLVGTIQKKKEEFLVQNEEASVKYCQAELQKLSEPLTEHCLKGTFFAPGGHKLYLEARDKLEQGYMLVPRKGVKANEVLQSFLQSQAGVEEAILQADKALTDGEKAVAVERAKKQAAERKQELLKEKQNEEEQKLAMQEQSLKENLAQLEEKMDREREDLLRQQERVLEHKLKTQEELLRDGFKKNSEALTSEISKLKEDIETTKNNYPFKMSEALDAASITLVAVLPGPYKAAGLGLKMLSEALKRSENSS